Proteins from one Ramlibacter sp. PS4R-6 genomic window:
- a CDS encoding ABC transporter substrate-binding protein, with protein MQKWAAGFALALGTFVGAAQAAQVVVGQVAPFSGIDGNQAKAYAAGMQVAFNAANKSGINGNTITLVRKDDAGKPEETLRLTQELIDQDKATLLAGYFGIANIETIARSGVLDKNRIALVGWRAAQIRPETQNLFNVRASLRDEMFKVSEHLGTMGITKLGIMYEQGPGGVALMTSAGEAAQKAKVTIAAMAGYPAGTANVQQAVQAMIKVQPQAIMMVASGAAAAAFVEQYRAAGGHAALFANSGVDPEQLGSKLKDEQVQGISIAQAVPSPFKMSSKIGKEFADAVAKAGTLEVPVSYAMMEGYIAGKVIIEAVRRQGKEVSRDKTIEALGRMDYYDMGGYSVAYRPDIRAGSKFVEMTILGGKGKVRQ; from the coding sequence ATGCAGAAGTGGGCGGCCGGCTTTGCGCTGGCTTTGGGTACTTTCGTTGGCGCGGCGCAGGCCGCGCAGGTGGTGGTGGGGCAGGTCGCGCCGTTCTCCGGCATCGACGGCAACCAGGCCAAGGCCTATGCGGCCGGCATGCAGGTGGCGTTCAACGCCGCCAACAAGTCCGGGATCAACGGCAACACGATCACGCTGGTGCGAAAGGACGACGCCGGCAAGCCCGAAGAGACGCTGCGCCTCACGCAGGAACTCATCGACCAGGACAAGGCGACGTTGCTCGCGGGCTACTTCGGCATCGCGAACATCGAGACCATCGCGCGTTCGGGCGTGCTGGACAAGAACCGCATCGCGCTGGTCGGCTGGCGCGCCGCGCAGATCCGGCCCGAAACGCAGAACCTCTTCAACGTGCGCGCCAGCCTGCGCGACGAGATGTTCAAGGTTTCGGAACACCTCGGCACGATGGGCATCACCAAGCTGGGGATCATGTACGAGCAGGGCCCCGGCGGCGTCGCGCTCATGACCTCCGCCGGCGAGGCGGCGCAGAAGGCCAAGGTCACGATCGCCGCGATGGCGGGGTACCCCGCCGGCACGGCCAACGTGCAGCAGGCGGTACAGGCGATGATCAAGGTGCAGCCGCAGGCGATCATGATGGTCGCGTCGGGTGCCGCCGCCGCCGCGTTCGTCGAACAGTACCGCGCAGCCGGCGGCCATGCCGCGCTGTTCGCCAATTCCGGCGTCGATCCGGAACAGCTCGGCTCCAAGCTCAAGGACGAACAGGTGCAGGGCATCTCGATCGCGCAGGCCGTGCCCAGCCCCTTCAAGATGTCCAGCAAGATCGGCAAGGAATTCGCCGATGCGGTCGCGAAGGCCGGCACGCTCGAAGTGCCGGTGAGCTACGCGATGATGGAAGGCTACATCGCCGGCAAGGTGATCATCGAGGCCGTGCGCCGCCAGGGCAAGGAGGTCAGCCGCGACAAGACCATCGAGGCGCTGGGCCGCATGGACTACTACGACATGGGCGGCTACTCGGTGGCGTACCGGCCGGACATCCGCGCGGGCTCGAAGTTCGTCGAGATGACGATCCTGGGCGGCAAGGGGAAGGTGCGGCAGTAA
- a CDS encoding PilT/PilU family type 4a pilus ATPase has protein sequence MERDQASKFINDLLKLMVSRNGSDLFITGDFPPAIKVDGKVTKVSPQPLTAAHTLALARSIMNDKQASEFERTKECNFAISPPGIGRFRVNAFVQQGKVGMVLRVIPTNLPTIDGLGVPQVLKEVVMSKRGLVVLVGATGSGKSTTLAAMIDWRNENSQGHIITIEDPVEFVHPHKNCVVTQREVGLDTDNWEAALKNTLRQAPDVILMGEIRDRETMEHAIAFAETGHLCMATLHANSANQALDRVINFFPEERRPQLLMDLSLNLKSFVSQRLVPKQDGKGRQAVVEIMLNSPLISDLIFKGEVSEIKEIMKKSRNLGMQTFDQALFDAFENNIITFEDALRNADSMNDLRLQIKLNSQRAKSSDLSAGTENFAIV, from the coding sequence ATGGAACGCGACCAGGCATCGAAATTCATCAACGACCTGCTCAAGCTCATGGTCAGCCGCAACGGGTCCGACCTGTTCATCACGGGCGACTTCCCGCCGGCCATCAAGGTCGACGGCAAAGTCACCAAGGTGTCGCCGCAGCCGCTGACGGCGGCGCACACGCTGGCTCTGGCGCGTTCGATCATGAACGACAAGCAGGCTTCCGAGTTCGAGCGCACCAAGGAGTGCAACTTCGCCATCTCGCCGCCCGGCATCGGCCGCTTCCGCGTCAACGCCTTCGTGCAGCAGGGCAAGGTGGGCATGGTGCTGCGGGTGATCCCGACGAACCTGCCGACCATCGACGGCCTGGGCGTGCCGCAGGTGCTCAAGGAAGTGGTGATGTCGAAGCGCGGGCTGGTGGTGCTGGTGGGCGCGACGGGCTCGGGCAAGTCGACCACGCTCGCGGCCATGATCGACTGGCGCAACGAGAACAGCCAGGGCCACATCATCACGATCGAGGACCCGGTGGAATTCGTCCACCCGCACAAGAACTGCGTGGTGACGCAGCGCGAAGTGGGCCTGGACACCGACAACTGGGAAGCGGCGCTGAAGAACACGCTGCGCCAGGCGCCCGACGTGATCCTGATGGGCGAAATCCGCGACCGCGAGACGATGGAACACGCCATCGCCTTCGCCGAAACCGGTCACCTGTGCATGGCCACGCTGCACGCCAACAGCGCCAACCAGGCGCTGGACCGCGTGATCAACTTCTTCCCGGAAGAGCGCCGGCCGCAGCTGCTGATGGACCTGTCGCTCAACCTCAAGTCCTTCGTGTCGCAGCGCCTCGTGCCCAAGCAGGACGGCAAGGGCCGCCAGGCGGTGGTGGAGATCATGCTGAACTCCCCGCTCATCTCCGACCTGATCTTCAAGGGCGAAGTGTCCGAGATCAAGGAGATCATGAAGAAGAGCCGCAACCTGGGCATGCAGACCTTCGACCAGGCCCTCTTCGACGCCTTCGAGAACAACATCATCACGTTCGAGGATGCGCTGCGCAATGCGGACTCGATGAACGACCTGCGCCTGCAGATCAAGCTGAACTCGCAGCGCGCGAAGTCGTCCGACCTGTCGGCGGGCACCGAGAACTTCGCGATCGTCTGA
- a CDS encoding BON domain-containing protein, translating to MTRMTRTALATALLAASLAGALSGCAPLIIGGAAVSAMVAVDRRTPGAQIEDETIELRGGSRVRDAMGDRGHVNVTSYNRQVLLTGEVASEQAKQNAEQIISRVDNVKGTVNELAVLPPSTLGQRSSDALITAKVKASLVDDRELYVGAYKVVTERGVVYLMGRVTQREADKATQIARTIGGVQRVVRIFEIISDDELRRMGSVTPAPVTNASPAPAASAPAPAAVPAPPPPPAVQTAPVTSTPAPAVTPLPPAPRQ from the coding sequence ATGACCCGCATGACACGCACCGCCCTCGCCACGGCCTTGCTGGCCGCTTCGCTCGCGGGCGCCCTGTCGGGCTGCGCACCGCTGATCATCGGCGGCGCCGCCGTCAGCGCGATGGTGGCGGTGGACCGCCGCACGCCCGGCGCGCAGATCGAGGACGAGACCATCGAGCTGCGCGGCGGCTCGCGCGTGCGCGACGCCATGGGCGACCGCGGCCATGTCAACGTCACCAGCTACAACCGCCAGGTGCTGCTGACCGGCGAGGTGGCCAGCGAGCAGGCCAAGCAGAACGCCGAGCAGATCATCTCGCGCGTCGACAACGTCAAGGGCACGGTGAACGAGCTGGCCGTGCTGCCGCCGTCGACGCTGGGCCAGCGCTCGTCGGATGCGCTCATCACGGCCAAGGTCAAGGCCTCGCTGGTCGACGACCGCGAGCTCTACGTCGGCGCCTACAAGGTGGTGACCGAGCGCGGCGTCGTGTACCTGATGGGCCGCGTTACGCAGCGCGAGGCCGACAAGGCCACGCAGATCGCGCGCACCATCGGCGGCGTGCAGCGCGTGGTGCGCATCTTCGAGATCATCTCGGACGACGAGCTGCGCCGCATGGGCTCCGTGACGCCCGCGCCCGTGACCAATGCCTCGCCGGCGCCCGCCGCTTCCGCGCCGGCACCGGCCGCGGTTCCAGCGCCGCCGCCCCCGCCGGCCGTACAGACCGCGCCGGTGACGAGCACGCCGGCTCCGGCGGTCACGCCGCTGCCGCCGGCCCCGCGCCAGTAA
- a CDS encoding phosphoheptose isomerase, whose amino-acid sequence MLESRIQQHFIDSADLKYQSAEALSKPIAAAVQAILASVTSGGKVLACGNGGSAADAQHFAAEFVGRFERERPELGAIALTTDTSILTAIANDYDYSVIFSKQVRALGQGGDVLLAISTSGNSGNVIAAIEAAHEREMSVVALTGRGGGKIGNLLKETDVHICVPHERTARIQEVHLLTLHCICDGVDAQLLGEQEPPT is encoded by the coding sequence ATGCTCGAATCGCGAATCCAGCAACACTTCATCGACAGCGCCGACCTGAAGTACCAGTCGGCCGAGGCGCTGTCCAAGCCCATCGCGGCGGCCGTCCAGGCCATCCTGGCCAGCGTGACCAGCGGGGGCAAGGTTCTGGCCTGCGGCAACGGCGGCTCGGCCGCCGACGCGCAGCACTTCGCGGCGGAGTTCGTCGGCCGCTTCGAGCGGGAGCGGCCCGAACTCGGCGCCATCGCGCTGACGACCGACACGTCGATCCTCACGGCGATCGCCAACGACTACGACTACAGCGTCATCTTCTCCAAGCAGGTGCGTGCGCTGGGCCAGGGCGGCGACGTGCTGCTGGCGATCTCCACCAGCGGCAATTCGGGCAACGTCATCGCCGCCATCGAGGCCGCGCACGAGCGCGAGATGTCGGTGGTGGCGCTCACCGGCCGCGGCGGCGGCAAGATCGGGAACCTCCTGAAGGAAACCGATGTCCATATCTGCGTGCCGCACGAACGCACGGCGCGCATCCAGGAGGTGCACCTGCTGACGCTGCACTGCATCTGCGATGGCGTCGACGCGCAGCTGCTCGGAGAACAGGAACCCCCGACATGA
- a CDS encoding primosomal protein N', translating to MLHRIDVVVPTPAHSSAAGPLSYSSEQALAAGTLVRVPLGKREVLGIVWPRSAEADESFAAKPVAAVLDGISPLSPKWQQLVSFAADYYQRSIGEVALAALPPQLRDLDATQWQRRMKRGNAAQDAGGIVNGPPLTPDQRDVLAQLEGQDRPFLLYGVTGSGKTEVYLRAVQRLLEADAQAQALVLVPEINLTPQLQERFAQRFGESAIASLHSGMTPPQRLRNWLAAHSGAARVVLGTRMAVFASMPALRLVVVDEEHDASYKQQEGARYSARDLAVLRGKFEGAQVILGSATPSLESWQAANKGRYQRLAMATRVGEARLPDVRVVDMNAQPKGAVLSPPLVDAIQQRVARGEQVLLFLNRRGYAPVLACTACEWKSDCPNCSAYRVFHKIDRTLRCHHCGFADRVPRACPVCGNVDIAPIGRGTEQLEEHVGELLAGVKRADGEAVRIARMDADSTRLKGALEAQLARMHAGDVDVLVGTQMVTKGHDFRRISLVAAINVDSALFSSDFRAPERLFALLMQAAGRAGRDAQAGHASEMWVQTWHPQHALFAALRRHDYPAFAERQLAEREQAGMPPFGFQALVRADARTQEAAQAWLHAAAQRAQAMPELGQVALYSPVPATVQRIANVERAQMLVESASRPALQRFLAAWHGELHGLREKGLIRWAIDVDPLAI from the coding sequence ATGCTGCATCGCATCGATGTCGTCGTGCCCACGCCTGCGCACAGCAGCGCGGCTGGGCCCCTGAGTTATTCGAGTGAGCAGGCACTTGCGGCCGGAACATTGGTGCGCGTGCCGCTCGGCAAGCGCGAAGTCCTGGGCATCGTGTGGCCCCGCAGCGCAGAGGCGGACGAAAGCTTTGCAGCCAAGCCCGTGGCTGCGGTGCTGGACGGGATTTCACCGCTTTCGCCGAAGTGGCAACAACTCGTGTCTTTCGCAGCGGACTATTACCAGCGCAGCATCGGGGAGGTCGCGCTTGCGGCGTTACCGCCACAGCTGCGTGACCTCGACGCCACACAGTGGCAGCGCCGCATGAAGCGCGGGAACGCCGCGCAAGACGCCGGCGGCATCGTGAACGGCCCGCCGCTCACACCCGACCAGCGCGACGTGCTCGCGCAGCTCGAGGGCCAGGACCGGCCCTTCCTGCTGTACGGCGTGACGGGCAGCGGCAAGACCGAGGTCTACCTGCGCGCGGTGCAACGGCTGCTGGAAGCCGACGCGCAGGCGCAGGCGCTCGTGCTCGTGCCCGAGATCAACCTCACCCCGCAGCTGCAGGAGCGTTTCGCCCAGCGCTTCGGCGAAAGCGCGATCGCCTCGCTGCACAGCGGCATGACGCCGCCGCAACGCCTGCGCAACTGGCTGGCGGCGCACTCGGGCGCGGCGCGCGTGGTGCTCGGCACGCGCATGGCGGTGTTCGCCTCGATGCCAGCCCTGCGCCTGGTCGTCGTCGACGAGGAGCACGACGCCAGCTACAAGCAGCAGGAAGGCGCGCGCTACTCCGCACGCGACCTCGCGGTGCTGCGCGGCAAGTTCGAAGGCGCGCAGGTGATCCTCGGGTCCGCGACGCCGTCGCTGGAGAGCTGGCAGGCCGCCAACAAGGGCCGCTACCAGCGCCTGGCGATGGCCACGCGCGTGGGCGAAGCGCGGCTGCCCGACGTGCGCGTCGTCGACATGAACGCGCAGCCCAAGGGCGCGGTGCTGTCGCCGCCGCTGGTCGATGCGATCCAGCAGCGCGTGGCGCGCGGCGAGCAGGTGCTGCTGTTCCTCAACCGCCGCGGCTATGCCCCGGTGCTCGCATGCACGGCGTGCGAGTGGAAAAGCGACTGCCCCAATTGCAGCGCCTACCGCGTCTTCCACAAGATCGACCGCACCCTGCGCTGCCACCACTGCGGCTTCGCCGACCGCGTGCCGCGCGCCTGCCCGGTGTGCGGCAACGTGGACATCGCGCCCATCGGCCGCGGCACCGAGCAGCTGGAGGAGCACGTGGGCGAGCTGCTCGCGGGCGTGAAGCGGGCGGACGGCGAGGCGGTGCGCATCGCGCGCATGGATGCGGACAGCACGCGCCTCAAAGGCGCGCTCGAGGCGCAACTGGCGCGCATGCACGCGGGCGACGTCGACGTCCTCGTGGGCACGCAGATGGTGACCAAGGGGCACGACTTCCGCCGCATCTCGCTGGTCGCCGCGATCAACGTCGACTCGGCGCTGTTCTCCAGCGACTTCCGCGCGCCCGAGCGCCTGTTCGCGCTGCTGATGCAGGCGGCCGGCCGCGCAGGCCGCGACGCGCAGGCGGGGCACGCGAGCGAGATGTGGGTGCAGACCTGGCATCCGCAGCACGCGCTCTTCGCGGCGCTGCGCCGCCACGACTACCCGGCGTTCGCCGAGCGGCAGCTAGCCGAGCGCGAACAGGCCGGCATGCCGCCCTTCGGCTTCCAGGCGCTGGTGCGCGCCGACGCCCGCACGCAGGAAGCCGCGCAAGCGTGGCTGCACGCGGCGGCGCAGCGTGCACAGGCGATGCCCGAGCTCGGGCAGGTGGCGCTCTACTCGCCCGTGCCGGCGACGGTGCAGCGCATCGCGAACGTCGAGCGCGCGCAGATGCTGGTCGAGAGCGCCTCGCGCCCGGCGCTGCAGCGCTTCCTGGCCGCGTGGCACGGCGAGCTGCACGGGCTCAGGGAGAAGGGCCTGATCCGCTGGGCCATCGACGTGGACCCGCTCGCGATCTAG
- the hemE gene encoding uroporphyrinogen decarboxylase: MSFAPLANDSFLRACRRLATPHTPVWLMRQAGRYLEEYRATRARAGSFMGLATNTDFATEVTLQPLQRYALDAAILFSDILTVPDAMGLGLSFEAGEGPKFARPLRSEQDVAALRVPDMAKLRYVFDAVTSIRRALAGRVPLIGFSGSPWTLACYMVEGAGSDDYRLVKSMLYARPDLMHRILATNADAVAAYLNEQIRAGAQAVMIFDSWGGVLADGAFQEFSLAYTARVLKQLVREHEGETIPRIVFTKGGGPWLAQMKALDCDVLGVDWTVNLRAARSLVGDSHALQGNLDPMVLFADGPAIEEQARRVLEDFGAPHTGPGTGPSHIFNLGHGISQFTPAEHVKVLVDAVHAHSRRMRGTSA; the protein is encoded by the coding sequence ATGAGTTTTGCGCCCCTGGCCAACGACAGCTTCCTGCGCGCCTGCCGCCGCCTGGCCACCCCGCACACGCCGGTGTGGCTGATGCGCCAGGCCGGCCGCTACCTCGAGGAATACCGCGCCACGCGCGCCCGCGCCGGCAGCTTCATGGGCCTGGCCACCAACACCGATTTCGCGACCGAGGTCACGCTGCAGCCGCTTCAGCGCTATGCGCTCGACGCCGCAATCCTGTTCTCGGACATCCTCACCGTGCCCGACGCGATGGGCCTGGGCCTGAGCTTCGAAGCGGGCGAAGGCCCGAAGTTCGCGCGGCCGCTGCGCAGCGAGCAGGACGTTGCCGCGCTGCGCGTGCCCGACATGGCCAAGCTGCGCTACGTCTTCGACGCGGTCACGTCGATCCGCCGCGCGCTCGCCGGCCGCGTGCCGCTGATCGGCTTCTCGGGCAGCCCGTGGACGCTGGCCTGCTACATGGTCGAAGGCGCGGGCTCGGACGACTACCGCCTGGTCAAGTCGATGCTGTACGCGCGGCCGGACCTCATGCACCGCATCCTCGCGACGAATGCCGATGCGGTGGCCGCCTACCTGAACGAACAGATCCGCGCCGGCGCGCAGGCCGTGATGATCTTCGACAGCTGGGGCGGCGTGCTCGCCGACGGCGCCTTCCAGGAATTCAGCCTGGCCTACACCGCCCGAGTGCTGAAGCAGCTCGTGCGCGAACACGAAGGCGAAACGATCCCGCGCATCGTGTTCACCAAGGGCGGCGGCCCCTGGCTGGCGCAGATGAAGGCGCTGGACTGCGACGTGCTCGGCGTCGATTGGACCGTGAACCTGCGCGCGGCCCGCTCGCTGGTCGGCGATTCGCACGCCCTGCAGGGCAACCTCGACCCGATGGTGCTGTTCGCGGACGGGCCCGCCATCGAAGAGCAGGCGCGCCGGGTGCTCGAAGACTTCGGCGCCCCGCACACGGGGCCCGGTACGGGGCCGTCCCACATCTTCAACCTGGGCCACGGAATCAGCCAGTTCACGCCGGCCGAGCATGTGAAGGTACTGGTAGACGCCGTACACGCACATTCACGGCGCATGCGAGGCACAAGCGCTTGA
- a CDS encoding tetratricopeptide repeat protein — translation MDESFERAKEFFLAGVRHYEAGRYEQAHAQFEASLSFVPQRASTLMNLGATRIQLGRFEEAAEVLEEATEVDPSDAQAWAHLATALAELGRHEDALRCADKALALDAALASTWSVRGMLLRDLQRPQEAVESFRKAIERGADAPLHEYYIAAITGEAAPSQTPARYVQTLFDSYADGFEDHLVEVLRYGAPGILAGGLPQREWRSALDLGCGTGLMGEQLKPRVARLVGVDLSANMVGRARERGLYDDVVQADVTGYLASAKEASFELVTAADVFNYIGELAPVFDAVRRVLAPDGWFAFTVELTVAGADVELQPSMRYAHSRGYVESLATRCDFEVAALAEHPIREDQRQPIPGLFAWLRNPRT, via the coding sequence ATGGACGAGAGCTTCGAGCGCGCGAAAGAGTTCTTCCTGGCCGGCGTGCGCCACTACGAGGCCGGGCGCTACGAACAGGCGCACGCGCAGTTCGAGGCCTCGCTGTCCTTCGTGCCGCAGCGCGCGTCGACGCTGATGAACCTGGGCGCGACGCGTATCCAGCTCGGCCGGTTCGAGGAGGCGGCCGAGGTGCTGGAAGAAGCAACCGAGGTCGATCCGTCGGATGCCCAGGCCTGGGCCCACCTCGCGACGGCGCTCGCGGAACTCGGCCGGCACGAGGATGCGCTGCGCTGCGCGGACAAGGCGCTGGCACTCGATGCCGCGCTGGCGTCCACGTGGAGCGTGCGCGGCATGCTGCTGCGCGACCTGCAGCGGCCGCAGGAGGCGGTCGAGTCCTTTCGCAAGGCGATCGAGCGCGGCGCGGATGCACCGCTGCACGAGTACTACATCGCGGCCATCACCGGCGAAGCCGCGCCTTCGCAGACGCCGGCGCGCTACGTGCAAACGCTCTTCGACAGCTACGCCGACGGCTTCGAGGACCACCTGGTCGAGGTGCTGCGCTACGGCGCGCCGGGCATTCTCGCCGGGGGCCTGCCGCAACGCGAATGGCGCAGCGCGCTCGACCTCGGTTGCGGCACGGGGCTGATGGGCGAGCAGCTCAAGCCGCGCGTGGCGCGCCTGGTCGGCGTGGACCTGTCGGCGAACATGGTCGGCCGCGCCCGTGAGCGCGGTCTCTACGACGACGTCGTACAGGCCGACGTCACCGGCTACCTCGCGTCGGCAAAAGAGGCATCCTTCGAGCTCGTCACTGCAGCCGACGTCTTCAACTACATCGGCGAACTGGCGCCTGTCTTCGACGCGGTGCGCCGGGTGCTCGCGCCGGACGGCTGGTTCGCGTTCACGGTGGAATTGACGGTAGCGGGCGCGGACGTCGAGCTGCAACCGAGCATGCGCTACGCGCATTCACGGGGCTACGTCGAATCGCTGGCGACGCGGTGCGACTTCGAAGTCGCGGCGCTGGCCGAACACCCGATCCGCGAGGACCAGCGCCAGCCGATCCCGGGCCTGTTCGCCTGGCTCAGGAATCCGCGTACTTGA
- a CDS encoding NAD(P)-dependent oxidoreductase, which produces MASTNPKTYEPTPARSVAFLGLGVMGYPMAGHLALAGHDVRVYNRSAEKSRAWAGEFKGSSGATPKEAAAGRDIVFCCVGNDDDLRSVVLGDNGAFAGMKAGATFVDHTTASANVARELYAEAKKRGLNFVDAPVSGGQAGAQNGMLTVMCGGDAAPFEAAKPVAMAFSRAFTLLGGSGSGQLAKMVNQIAIAGLVQGLSEAIAFGQKAGLDMQQVLEVIGKGAAQSWQMDNRGKTMIQDKFDFGFAVDWMRKDLGLCLEEAKRNGARLPVTALVDQFYADVQQMGGRRFDTSSLIKRLR; this is translated from the coding sequence ATGGCGTCCACGAACCCCAAGACCTACGAGCCCACCCCGGCGCGCTCCGTGGCTTTTCTCGGACTGGGCGTGATGGGCTATCCCATGGCGGGACACCTCGCGCTGGCCGGGCACGATGTGCGCGTCTACAACCGCAGCGCGGAAAAGTCACGCGCGTGGGCGGGCGAATTCAAGGGCTCGAGCGGCGCGACGCCGAAAGAGGCCGCAGCGGGGCGCGACATCGTTTTCTGCTGCGTCGGCAACGATGACGACCTGCGTTCGGTGGTCCTGGGCGACAACGGTGCGTTCGCGGGCATGAAGGCCGGTGCGACGTTCGTCGACCACACCACCGCGTCGGCGAACGTCGCGCGCGAGCTCTACGCCGAGGCGAAGAAGCGCGGCCTGAACTTCGTCGACGCGCCCGTCTCCGGCGGGCAGGCCGGCGCGCAGAACGGCATGCTCACGGTGATGTGCGGCGGCGATGCCGCGCCGTTCGAGGCCGCCAAGCCCGTGGCGATGGCGTTCTCGCGCGCCTTCACGCTGCTCGGCGGCAGCGGCTCGGGCCAGCTCGCGAAGATGGTGAACCAGATCGCCATCGCCGGCCTGGTGCAAGGCCTGTCGGAGGCGATCGCCTTCGGCCAGAAGGCGGGCCTGGACATGCAGCAGGTGCTGGAAGTGATCGGCAAGGGCGCCGCGCAGAGCTGGCAGATGGACAACCGCGGCAAGACGATGATCCAGGACAAGTTCGACTTCGGCTTCGCGGTCGACTGGATGCGCAAGGACCTGGGCCTGTGCCTGGAAGAGGCCAAGCGCAACGGCGCGCGCCTGCCGGTCACGGCGCTGGTCGACCAGTTCTATGCCGACGTGCAGCAGATGGGCGGCAGGAGGTTCGACACCTCCAGCCTGATCAAGCGCCTGCGCTGA
- the rsmI gene encoding 16S rRNA (cytidine(1402)-2'-O)-methyltransferase: protein MSASFASALNAARDAAGAQHYPQGTLYVVATPIGNLADTSLRALHVLQLADAVACEDTRHTQALLRAWGIDGKKTIAVHEHNEAQAAQAVVERLAAGERIAYASDAGTPAVSDPGARLVAAVRAAGHRVIPVPGASSVTAALSAAGAVAEGGAFVFAGFLPAKAGEREAAVAALSAEPRTVVLLEAPHRVEALAEALAPLAGRQVTVARELTKQFEQVETLACGSLSAWLKEDAQRTRGEFVLVLHPQAEAKPADEGQRVLAMLLAELPLKTAVKLAAEITGAPRNELYDAALRLKNGS from the coding sequence ATGAGCGCTTCTTTCGCCTCCGCCCTGAACGCCGCGCGCGACGCGGCCGGTGCACAGCATTATCCGCAGGGCACGCTGTACGTCGTCGCCACGCCCATCGGCAACCTCGCCGACACGAGCTTGCGCGCGCTGCACGTGCTGCAGCTGGCCGACGCCGTCGCCTGCGAGGACACGCGGCACACGCAGGCGCTGCTGCGCGCGTGGGGCATCGACGGCAAGAAGACGATTGCCGTGCACGAGCACAACGAGGCGCAGGCGGCGCAGGCGGTGGTGGAGCGCCTGGCGGCCGGCGAGCGCATCGCGTATGCGAGCGACGCGGGCACGCCGGCGGTGAGCGACCCGGGCGCGCGCCTGGTCGCGGCCGTGCGTGCGGCGGGTCATCGCGTGATCCCTGTGCCCGGCGCCAGCAGTGTCACGGCGGCGCTGAGCGCCGCCGGCGCCGTCGCCGAGGGTGGGGCGTTCGTGTTTGCGGGCTTCCTGCCGGCCAAGGCGGGCGAGCGCGAAGCCGCCGTCGCTGCGCTCTCTGCGGAGCCCCGCACCGTCGTGTTGCTCGAAGCGCCGCACCGCGTGGAAGCGCTGGCCGAGGCGCTGGCGCCCCTTGCCGGCCGGCAAGTGACCGTCGCGCGCGAGCTGACCAAGCAGTTCGAGCAGGTCGAGACGCTGGCGTGCGGCTCGCTTTCGGCGTGGCTGAAGGAAGACGCGCAACGCACGCGCGGCGAATTCGTCCTGGTGCTCCACCCGCAAGCGGAGGCGAAACCGGCCGACGAAGGGCAGCGCGTGCTGGCGATGCTGCTGGCCGAGCTGCCGCTGAAGACCGCCGTCAAGCTCGCCGCCGAGATCACGGGCGCGCCGCGCAACGAGCTGTACGACGCGGCTTTGCGCCTGAAGAACGGCAGCTAG
- a CDS encoding YraN family protein, whose amino-acid sequence MDPSKTTKQAGDAAEDRALAHLAANGLKLVARNYRTPHRGGGEIDLVMRDGDTLVFVEVRQRASGRFGGAAASIGAVKQRRIVFAARHYLMRMPSPPPCRFDVVSVEAGRVDWLRAAFDAG is encoded by the coding sequence ATGGATCCTTCGAAGACGACCAAGCAGGCCGGCGACGCCGCCGAGGACCGCGCGCTCGCGCACCTCGCGGCGAACGGCCTGAAGCTGGTCGCCCGCAATTATCGGACGCCGCACCGCGGCGGCGGCGAGATCGACCTGGTGATGCGCGACGGCGACACCCTCGTGTTCGTCGAGGTGCGCCAACGCGCGTCCGGCCGCTTCGGCGGCGCCGCCGCGAGCATAGGCGCGGTGAAGCAGCGCCGCATCGTCTTCGCCGCGCGCCATTACCTCATGCGCATGCCCTCGCCGCCGCCCTGCCGCTTCGACGTCGTGAGCGTCGAGGCCGGGCGCGTCGACTGGCTGCGGGCCGCCTTCGACGCGGGTTAG